CGCTTCGGATGCCCGATCCTTGTGTGCAATCCAAGACCAACTTGGTCCAGTTCAATGACACTCACTGCAAGAATTGGCCAAGCCGATGGCAGTGATACTACCACTTTTACCCCACCTCTTTCCCATATCTTAGCCCTGTACGCTTGTTTGTCTGCCAACCAAGTCGACGGCGACTGCGCAGCCGGCGGTTTGTATAAAATGCGATGGGCCTTAAGAAATTTCAAACAGTTGCGGCCGTGAGGCGCTAGTGAACGCATCTTGAAATCGAAGGAGATTTAGCAAATAAGTCGCGAGTATGAAGCCCGTTGCCTTGATCCTGCTCTTTGTGGCCATCAGCCAGGCCAGAGTGCTGAATCTGCCCAAGGAGGCGATCGATATTCCTGTGGCCATTGTCGAGGATAAGGAGCCACCAGTAGCTTTACCTTTGGTGAAAGAGGAGATAAAGGAGGCAGCTATTCCAGAGGAAGTGAAGCCAATTGTCCGAGAAGAAAAAGCCAAGTATCACAGTGTGGAAGTGAAGCCAGAAATCTTTATTGAGAAGATCAAAGAGCAGATTAAGAAGCCGATTGAGGAGCAAGTTAAGAAGCAGCTCAATGATCTTGAGAAAAAATCCCTGGAGATTAAGGAAATTGAGCAGAAGCCTCAGGAAATCAAGGAAGAAGCTCAGCTGCCAGAAATCAAACAGGAGACGGCAGAAATCAAACCGGAGGCTACAGAAATCAAACCGGAGACTGAAGAAATCAAACAGGAGACTGCAGAAATCAAACCGGAGACTACAGAAATCAAACAGGAGACACCAGAAATCAAAGAAGAGCCTGCACAGAGCATTTTGAAATCTCTGCCAGCTGAAGAGGCCGTTGTTGTGCCTGCCGAGGAGCTGTCCCCGAATCcggtggagcaggagcagtcgGAAAACCAGAACGCCGCCCATCCTCAGGTCCGCCAAGCCACccaggccacgcccacccagcAGAGCACCACCCAGGGCAACTTTGTCCAGCAGTTGATCCAGAACTCTCCCATTGGCCAATTCCTGAATCAGTTCCAGCCgcagccagctgctgctgccgctccagctccagccCAAGCCCAGGcggatgatgctgctgctgcggcaccTGCCACTCCGGCACCCACGGTGCCCGGTTTCCTGAATCCCCAGGCTGCCATCACCTCCGCCCAACAGGCGGTGCAAAATGCCGCTCAGAGTGCCGTCAATGCCACCACTCAGGCGTTCCAGGGCATCCAGCAGTTCGCCAGCAACCTGGGCAACCAGTTCCAGAACACCCTGTCCAGCCTGAcgggccagcagcagcaggcggtgTCCACTACTCCGCGTCCACCAGGTCCCATCCAGCAGTTTGTGAACAATGTGTttggtggcaacaacaatgccacgGCCGCTGCTCCGCCTGCCCAGCAAAGTGGCAATCCCCTGCAGGGTATCATCAACTTCCTGGGTGGCAATCGTCCCCAGAATGCCCCAGCTGCCGCTCCAGCCACTCAGGCCACCGACAAGCCCGCCGTCGATGACAAAATCGATCCTGCCAAGGATGATGAGGTGGCTGAGTTTGTGCCGGATTCCGAGAATGAGGTGCGTGCGAGTGGCGAAAGCATTGACGATTCCTTCGAGGAGGCTGGAGTTCCTTCGAATGAGGTTATTGTGGTCAACGATGATGCCGGCGAGGATGGAAACGCTATCCAGAATCATCCGGTGGCCACCGATGCAGTGGCTCTCTAATGGGCTAAGAGTCCACTAGTTAAGCCCACACAACCGACTGACGCCATTTTCGTCGACatttttcgatttaaattgagaacgaaaagggaaaatgcttCTTTAGTTTTCTAAGTGCATGCACcgcaacaaattatttatttcatactCAGCCCAGGAACTTAAACATACAAATGAGCGAACAcaaatcattaaataaaacaaataacttaaaaaatatgtatatagagTTTTTTGAAGGGGTAAATGGGTAAACAATGAAAAACACAGGCGAAgtttattcaaaaattatctcgtatttatttgaattatttccatttgttttcttgatttattatttcaatgttgtcgttttttttgcgtttctctttttttgtttcacatTAAGGTGGTTCAATAGCTCAAGAATGGTTACATCGTGGTTACCAAGAGGCGCAGTAAATGTACACATTCATATAAGGCTAAGTATCTGAAATGTTTCGAACCTAGGCGATAGAACAAAGGCTTCCAATTTAAACTAGATGTCGCAGCTGAAGTTGAACTTATACCCAAATATTTAAGCTAGtttcttttaatatatttcgatttttttgctgaaattccatttcaattttttcttcGATTTGCTTTATGTATTAGTTATTCTTTAGCTACGGTTTCGGGTTTTATTCAATTGGGCTGCCTTACGTAaagttttgggttttatttgtttttgttttgggattTCTTGAGCTGAAGAATGATTCTACTTAAAGTTacttttgggtttttgtgggGAAGTAGGGGAAATGGGGGCAGTGATGGGGACTTGGGGCAGTGTTCTATTGTTTTAATGATCGTTTTtgatatatactttataatgCTGGAAAACTGGATCGTTGAGCAGTGAGTTACAGGTGAGGGAGCAAGAGAAAGTTGGTGATTTTCGGAAATGATTTAGTTCCTTATCCAAGTTAAGTCTTTTTCGATATTGGTACATGAACTTAATAagagtttctttttttgattttcgataGTATCGTAGGATAAAGTGCATAACAGGCTGAGGATCTATAGAGCTATAGAGCTGGATCCCTTGATTCGTAGTAAGCAATATTAGTGGGGACTTTTCGCTCCCCATACGAGTTGAATTTACGCTAATTATACGTTTACATAAGTAGGCCAAACATAACAGTGTCTTaaagcatttccattttagcatttcgctcagtgtataCATGGTAAAGTAATCGAGATATAGAGATATAGATAGCGATAGCAGCCATACATGAGTGTAAATATCGAGTAAATATCATCGCATTCAATATAATTTCGATTGATGTGGATGGTAAtgatggtaatggtaatggagTTGGGTAGTACATAGAAAAGTTTCGTTTTTGGGTTGGTTCTTCTGAAGCCGTTGAATGTTGTATtggttgttcttgttgtgTTCTTGTGGGTCGGGTATACACGTATAagatgaatatatatatatatgtatatatatttatgtatttatgtttatgtatatatagatgtaaatatatgtatgtgggtaCTACAATCATATGTCTGTTCAGATACGTTTATAATGCAATGTGTCCGTGTACgtttctgattctgattctgattctcgTTTTGGTTTGGGTGTACGTGTATATAGCGGGGCTAATATATCTTTGATTTAGCAGCTTAGCAGAGGATTACAGTTCTCTATATGAAGGTCATCTAATGGGCAGGAATGAGTACAGTTTTTCGGGCAAAAAGGTACAATACTTGTATATATCTTCGATAGACAGAtctggtttttttttgataaatagCGCTAAGCTTTTTTGCGGCTGGACAAAATGCTCGAATAGAAAATGTAAATCAAAGATCAGAAAACTCTACTCCGTCGTTTTTGGTcgcattttataaaaataaaaatcgtaaTCGTTTTTACGCTCGTTTCTCACACTACCAAAAAATATTGCAATCGGAATGTAGAAAATATAACGCGCTTATCAAATATAAATCGTATATAGCATAATTATCTGTATACTCctataaatataattcataTATTTCCGGTGTAACCTAAGTTTGCTTGGGCAAAGTTTGCGAATTTTCAAATTCTCGTGGTTTACATCAACATGCAGACATCAAAAAGTTACGCGATTTTAGTTTGTATATAATTTTCGGTTATATCGTTAGGGGTGACCATATCATATGTCTTagatttgcttttgatttcaGCTGCAATTGCTCTTGGGCTTCAGATTTCCAGCGTTGGTTTTACACGAAAGTGGATCGATCTTTAAGGAAGACGATTCCTTAAGATACGGACAAATTAAGTGTAAATTGTGATGTAAAGGAAGACTTGAAAGGCCAACatataaaagaaatgtatagcagactaaataaataatatacatcAGTAGAATTACAACATTTGATTACAGCACAGAAACACATATGAGAACTATCTTTAACCAACGCCTCGGATTTTTTACACCCTTTTTATGGCCAGATTATCAGCATAGTGATGGCTCCAAAGCAACTTTAGCTAGCTTAGATTGTAGATTGTGGTTTAAGTATTACATTtatcgtacatatgtatagtatTTCATTGCTATTAGCACGTTCTGTGTGTTTTGCATCTGCGAACCCCTCACCCAACTTAAGCATGGCTATATCGTATCTATATAGACCGTGGAGTACACGAACTTAAAGTAGCAAATCTAGGCTAGAATACAATTTGGTTTGCTCATTGGATGTGTGGCGCATTCATCGACCCCGTTTGCTTATAAATTCGTTTCAGTTCTGTGGGGCGTCAGGATGTTGGATGACTGGCTGGTGGTGGTCTTGGTGGTTTTGGCGGCCACAGCTCCACCGGGCGTGGCCATCCTCACCCGCTCGCCCACGCCAGGACCCAAAATCCTGCGCTGCAGCATgcgagcagctgctccagatCCTTGTAGCACCGCACCGGGACTGGCACCAGCTGCTCCGCCATTCATGGACCACTCGTTTTGCTTCAGCAGGAACTGCTTCACATTGTACTCCATCTGGGCAATGTCCACGTTCTGGGTGGTCGTGTGCAGCTCCGCTTGCACGGATCGCGTTTTGTCCGTGTCATTGGGATAGTACTTGTAGTTGAGTATATCACACGTGGGCTGTTCGGGGCAGATGAGTGCCTCGGAACCGGAGGATGTGGACTCACCGGGCGGACTCGAGTCGGCTGGGGCACCGGCAACCGTGGTATATGCCACTGGAAGTCCCGATCTTGTGGTTCTCCGGTAGTACGTGGTGCACAACTCCGTTTTCTTGGGCGGCACAACGGTGGTCGTTGGATTTTCCGGCAAGGAATTGCTGGTGATATCGGTCTTGGGCGAGAGGGAATCCTCCGTAGACTTTTCCGGATAACCGTTGGTCAGTTGTTGCGGTGTGGTCTTGTAGCCGGAATCCATCGAGAGTTTCTCTATGGATATGGAGTCCATGCGGTCGAGCGTGGAGTACGAGGATTGTCTTTCGGTTCCGGAGTTGGAGTCACTGGTGGGCGGAGCCTGCTGCAGGTTCctctgctccagctgctgcgtATTATGCTGAACCCATTCCGCCACTCTGCTGAGCTGCTGGCGCCTGAGAAGGACACTTTCCTGGTAGTCGATGGCATCGCTAATGGAACTGGAGTTAGCCGAGTGCTTGGGTGAGTTCACACCGGGATTGGTGGTCTGTTCTCCGGGCTTGCTCTCCACTTGCTCCAGCTCTGCAGTTTCCACCTGGGGTTCGAGCACCGGCTGCAGGGCGACATTCTCGTGTGGAGCTGCAGGTCCTTGCCAGGCTTCCACCACCGACTGGGCGTTGCTCTCCTTGCTGGTGATGATGTCCTTGCCGTCGTTGAGCTCCTCGTCCAGCAGCTTCTCTCGCCGCTTGTAGATCACTGGGGTGTAGGTCTCGATGGACTCCAGGTTGTCCAGCAGGATGTTGCTCTGGCCATTCTGCTGAATTCGCATGGCGCACAGACGAGGACCTCGGTTCTTGGGATTCTCCGCCTGAGGGAAGGAAAACGAAACATTAGTAACTAAATATGATGGGAATATTCCAAAATCGAGAGTCATATGAATTTCCACTTCTTTCGAAGTGcttttaaaattcttataacTTGCAGTATACCTTGATCGTTTTGATGAGATTCCTGTTGAAAGTCTCGAACATTTTGGCGCCCTCGCAACTGCTGGTTTTGTTGCTCCACAGGCTCTGGACGCTTCCGGAGTTGGTGGACTTCAACTGCGTGCCCGATGGTGGGACAGCAGACGCAGTGCTTCCTGGAGGAGCCGATGGAGCAACTGGCTTAGTAGGCTGTGGCTCGCACACATCTTCCAGCTTGGCAGGAACCACCGATTGCTGAGGAGCAGCTTGCTCCGCTTCCAGCAGACTGGGTTGCGAGACACCCGACAGCAGCGGCTTACTGGACTCATCCTCCAGATCGCCATGGACTACTCCCACGGCACCTGCTTCATATTTGCTTAGGAGTTGCAGGGCAGTTCCACCGCCGTCCAGAAACCGCCTCTGATACCCATTCCGCAGCTGGCCAAGATTGCTCGTCTCCAGCAGATACTTCTCCGCTGCATAGGCACCCAGATGTGTGGTGGGATACATCATCGTGGAGGTGGTCAGCTTTCCATTGCCAAACTCCGCATTCTGTCCCGCAATCGCAGTTCTTTCGCAGAGTCGATGATGTCCCAGTATGGGATTCACCATCAGGTCATCCTTCTTGGCCGGTATAAACAGCTTGTCCATGTCGTTCAGATCCGAAACGGAACTCTTGGTCTCTGATATTACGGAGTCACTGGACTTGACCATCTTCATCAGATATGGACTGTTGGTGCGCGACGGGGAGTTAAGATTGCTGTGGCATCTCAGGCAAAGTTGGGTTGTCAGTGGTTCATTCAATCCGGATCCCTGGAGCTGCAACTGATGGGGCGTTTGGGTGGCCACCGAATAGGAACGGGACACATCCGCCAGGACCTGCAGATCCTGTTTGCTGCACTGACACGTGTCGCAGTGTTTCACCTCATTCGCCTTCAGCTCGTCCTccaaaaactttgccattATTGTGGGCGATATCATGTCGGGATTGCTGGCTTGATTATTATTGCTAATGTTCGTATTAGTTTGATTGTTGcaattgttattgctgttgttattaacattgttgttgttgagagcgtccttgttgttgcttgtgtTGTTATTCGTGGGTTGACTCGACTGCTGTTGGGGATTTGTGGTCGTGTTCCCATTGGCGGCATCTAAATACAAGAATTTGGAAGTTAGTAAGTCTCCTTTGCTACTTGAAAGTATTTTAAATACGAGTATGTTGAGCTATTTCAATAAACTATTTGGGGatacaaaaaattttaaattgacttAAATTATAAGTTTAAATGCGTACATTTCTTAGTAAAACCAACAATAATTGACTTTGTATTGCATATAATTCTAACAATAAACATAATGCTACcaattggaaaatatatttccttttaaaaatatttaatactaGTAAAATAGGGTAAAAAACAATGTAACTAGTTTAATTTTGTGGATGTACTCAAAgtgccagcaacaaaagcattttttggcaaaaatgtTTCTCATCAAATATGCATGTATTAAACCTAACAAAAAAGGCCAAATTGAtcaacaaaaagtttttagccACTTTCCTGCCTTTGCAGCATTCTGGTCTAAAAATATGCTTACAGCACAaacatgtaaatattttcaagaccgaaaagaaaaactgCAACCCTGAGTTATGTGGCAGTAGTTTGAAATTGCAATTATGGAAACAAAAACTGCACACAATCAAGCGAAAAAATtgcaataataaatacaaattaaattgaaatgctgGCAATTAATGCAAATGAACAATAACCGAGTACGAACGAATGCCAATGCAGTGCACAATGATGTGGAATGTATGCAATTACGGGGCAGAAATCAAATTGTAAACTTTTTACAGTCTCTCATAAAATGCCAATCAAACCAATAAAATCGAAGCGTTCGGTTATgcttgcaaaaattaaaaatattatggaatttattgtaaaactattttaaggAAAAGAATGCGAgcgaaacaatttttaataaattcttaaaataaaaatgtttgcggTGAAAtgcatataataaaatatgtaatgtCTGAAAGTATtctttaaatgcaaataaatgttaaatgaagTCAAGGAAGAAAATCATATTGTTAACTTAACGCAGTCGTCGTGATTGAATCCGGTGCCTAGAAAACgcaaatcaataaatcaaataaaaaattcgACGAAAATTCGAAATCATgcggaaatgggaaaaaatcaTAGGGCTCAACATGGTCTACTAACACCTACCGATTCCCCTCATCGAATAGACCATGGCCGTGGGCGGGAAGGGGCAGGCGGAGGGGGGCGGCGAATCGGAGGCCGGAAGCACTTTATAGGAAGCTGtggtggccacgcccactccgctATTGCTGCActcggaatcggaatgggaGTTCGTCTCCAGTCTCATGTACGCCGACACCTTCGATTGAATATCAATTGGT
This genomic interval from Drosophila teissieri strain GT53w chromosome 3L, Prin_Dtei_1.1, whole genome shotgun sequence contains the following:
- the LOC122618040 gene encoding 20-hydroxyecdysone protein — protein: MKPVALILLFVAISQARVLNLPKEAIDIPVAIVEDKEPPVALPLVKEEIKEAAIPEEVKPIVREEKAKYHSVEVKPEIFIEKIKEQIKKPIEEQVKKQLNDLEKKSLEIKEIEQKPQEIKEEAQLPEIKQETTPEIKEEPAQSILKSLPAEEAVVVPAEELSPNPVEQEQSENQNAAHPQVRQATQATPTQQSTTQGNFVQQLIQNSPIGQFLNQFQPQPAAAAAPAPAQAQADDAAAAAPATPAPTVPGFLNPQAAITSAQQAVQNAAQSAVNATTQAFQGIQQFASNLGNQFQNTLSSLTGQQQQAVSTTPRPPGPIQQFVNNVFGGNNNATAAAPPAQQSGNPLQGIINFLGGNRPQNAPAAAPATQATDKPAVDDKIDPAKDDEVAEFVPDSENEVRASGESIDDSFEEAGVPSNEVIVVNDDAGEDGNAIQNHPVATDAVAL
- the LOC122616785 gene encoding probable serine/threonine-protein kinase nek3; translated protein: MLKLVDRNAGERAQLTSDVATLSVRLAQANFNIAKLQREIERYKADISLAIQLLQCKPDSFVSQKVSSLPIDIQSKVSAYMRLETNSHSDSECSNSGVGVATTASYKVLPASDSPPPSACPFPPTAMVYSMRGIGRYAANGNTTTNPQQQSSQPTNNNTSNNKDALNNNNVNNNSNNNCNNQTNTNISNNNQASNPDMISPTIMAKFLEDELKANEVKHCDTCQCSKQDLQVLADVSRSYSVATQTPHQLQLQGSGLNEPLTTQLCLRCHSNLNSPSRTNSPYLMKMVKSSDSVISETKSSVSDLNDMDKLFIPAKKDDLMVNPILGHHRLCERTAIAGQNAEFGNGKLTTSTMMYPTTHLGAYAAEKYLLETSNLGQLRNGYQRRFLDGGGTALQLLSKYEAGAVGVVHGDLEDESSKPLLSGVSQPSLLEAEQAAPQQSVVPAKLEDVCEPQPTKPVAPSAPPGSTASAVPPSGTQLKSTNSGSVQSLWSNKTSSCEGAKMFETFNRNLIKTIKAENPKNRGPRLCAMRIQQNGQSNILLDNLESIETYTPVIYKRREKLLDEELNDGKDIITSKESNAQSVVEAWQGPAAPHENVALQPVLEPQVETAELEQVESKPGEQTTNPGVNSPKHSANSSSISDAIDYQESVLLRRQQLSRVAEWVQHNTQQLEQRNLQQAPPTSDSNSGTERQSSYSTLDRMDSISIEKLSMDSGYKTTPQQLTNGYPEKSTEDSLSPKTDITSNSLPENPTTTVVPPKKTELCTTYYRRTTRSGLPVAYTTVAGAPADSSPPGESTSSGSEALICPEQPTCDILNYKYYPNDTDKTRSVQAELHTTTQNVDIAQMEYNVKQFLLKQNEWSMNGGAAGASPGAVLQGSGAAARMLQRRILGPGVGERVRMATPGGAVAAKTTKTTTSQSSNILTPHRTETNL